Proteins encoded in a region of the Microcoleus sp. AS-A8 genome:
- the phoU gene encoding phosphate signaling complex protein PhoU: protein MSLSSANSNSERLHFQRSLRRLEQDVLRMGALVENSFRMSHQALFSQNLEAAQALPLLDQQIDRYYRHIELECATLMTLEAPVAQDLRLLSAFMQLVRDLERIGDYAEDLAELALKLLPYPPHACLPQIEVMSHHAQAMLATSLVALADLDANAGRSIQELDDKVDTAYDTLYHTLAHQQDIKGVVEPILLLALVIRHLERMADHATNIGQRVTYIVTGHR, encoded by the coding sequence GTGAGTCTATCTTCTGCAAATAGCAATTCTGAACGTCTTCATTTTCAACGCAGCCTCAGGCGCTTAGAGCAAGATGTCTTGCGTATGGGCGCATTGGTTGAAAACTCTTTCCGTATGAGCCACCAAGCTCTATTTTCCCAAAACTTGGAAGCCGCCCAGGCCCTTCCCTTACTCGATCAGCAAATTGATCGCTATTATCGCCATATTGAGTTAGAGTGTGCCACGCTGATGACGCTTGAAGCCCCCGTGGCTCAGGACTTACGCCTCCTCAGCGCGTTTATGCAGTTGGTGCGAGACTTAGAGCGCATTGGCGATTATGCCGAAGATTTAGCCGAACTTGCCCTCAAACTCTTACCCTACCCGCCTCATGCTTGCTTACCTCAAATTGAGGTGATGTCTCATCATGCCCAAGCGATGCTCGCTACCAGTTTAGTGGCGCTAGCCGATTTAGACGCCAACGCTGGGCGCTCGATTCAGGAGCTGGATGATAAAGTCGATACAGCTTACGACACACTTTACCACACCCTAGCTCATCAACAGGATATCAAAGGCGTTGTGGAACCTATTCTCTTGTTAGCTCTCGTCATTCGTCATTTGGAACGCATGGCCGATCATGCCACCAACATTGGTCAACGAGTGACTTACATTGTCACAGGTCATCGATAG
- a CDS encoding response regulator transcription factor: MENHKEKILVVDDEASIRRILETRLSMIGYDVVTAADGEEALETFRNADPDLVVLDVMMPKLDGYGVCQELRKESDVPIIMLTALGDVADRITGLELGADDYVVKPFSPKELEARIRSVLRRVDKVGASGIPSSGVIHVSLIKIDTNKRQVYKGDERIRLTGMEFSLLELLVSRSGEPFSRSEILQEVWGYTPERHVDTRVVDVHISRLRAKLEDDPSNPELILTARGTGYLFQRIIEPGEE, encoded by the coding sequence TTGGAAAATCATAAGGAAAAAATCCTCGTTGTTGATGATGAAGCCAGTATCCGCCGCATCTTGGAAACGCGTCTTTCCATGATTGGCTACGATGTTGTCACAGCAGCCGATGGAGAAGAAGCTCTGGAAACCTTTCGTAATGCAGACCCTGACCTAGTGGTTTTGGATGTAATGATGCCGAAGCTCGACGGTTACGGGGTTTGTCAGGAATTGCGAAAGGAATCCGATGTCCCCATCATCATGCTAACGGCATTAGGGGATGTTGCCGACCGAATTACAGGTCTGGAATTAGGGGCAGATGACTATGTTGTCAAGCCCTTTTCGCCGAAAGAGTTGGAAGCCCGCATCCGCTCTGTATTACGGCGGGTTGACAAGGTAGGCGCTTCTGGGATTCCCAGTTCTGGCGTCATCCACGTCAGTCTGATCAAAATCGACACCAACAAGCGGCAGGTGTATAAGGGAGATGAGCGCATCCGGCTCACCGGTATGGAGTTCAGTCTCCTAGAGTTATTAGTCAGCCGTTCTGGGGAACCCTTCTCGCGATCAGAGATTTTGCAGGAGGTGTGGGGTTACACACCAGAACGCCATGTCGATACCCGCGTGGTGGATGTCCACATCTCACGGCTACGGGCGAAGCTGGAAGACGACCCCAGCAATCCTGAGCTGATTTTGACCGCACGCGGGACGGGCTATTTGTTCCAGCGAATTATTGAACCAGGGGAGGAGTGA
- a CDS encoding creatininase family protein yields the protein MLLHLCTWTEVEAYLKQSSGIILPIGSTEQHGPTGLIGTDAICAEAIAKGVGEATNALVGPTINVGMALHHTGFPGTISLQPSTLIQLVRDYLSSLTRAGFTKFFFINGHGGNIATLKAAFAESYAHLTDLNIPNAEQVQCRVANWFTCASVYKLAKELYGNQEGSHATPSEIAVTQYLYPEAIKDAPLLASAGSGHMIYGAVDFRRRYPDGRMGSNPSLATPEHGRQFYEQSVKELSSCYLEFLSAD from the coding sequence ATGTTGCTACATTTGTGTACTTGGACAGAGGTTGAGGCTTATCTAAAGCAGTCTTCAGGAATTATTTTGCCCATTGGCTCAACTGAGCAACATGGGCCGACAGGGTTAATTGGCACTGATGCGATTTGTGCAGAAGCGATCGCCAAGGGTGTGGGCGAAGCCACTAACGCTTTAGTTGGCCCAACCATTAATGTCGGAATGGCACTGCATCATACGGGATTCCCCGGTACGATTAGCTTGCAACCGAGTACGCTAATTCAGCTAGTTCGAGATTATCTCAGTAGTTTAACCAGAGCGGGATTTACTAAATTTTTCTTTATTAATGGTCACGGGGGTAATATTGCCACCTTGAAGGCGGCTTTTGCTGAGAGTTACGCTCACTTAACAGACTTAAATATTCCTAACGCAGAACAGGTGCAGTGCCGTGTTGCTAATTGGTTCACCTGTGCCTCTGTCTATAAATTAGCGAAGGAGTTGTATGGCAACCAAGAGGGTTCCCATGCCACACCGAGTGAAATCGCCGTTACTCAGTATCTCTATCCTGAAGCGATCAAGGACGCCCCCTTACTCGCCTCTGCCGGTTCCGGACATATGATCTATGGTGCAGTAGACTTTCGACGGCGCTATCCCGATGGACGGATGGGTTCTAACCCATCTTTGGCGACGCCGGAACATGGAAGACAATTTTATGAGCAGTCGGTGAAGGAATTGAGTAGTTGCTATTTGGAATTTTTGAGTGCGGATTGA
- a CDS encoding response regulator transcription factor: MLSLDLPQSPTRPELTQATRILVVEDEDLIREMLVLALEEEGFEVTTAIDGRTALALFQDGEPADGEFQFDLLILDLMLPQINGLDLCRLLRYQGNFVPILILSAKASETDRVLGLEVGADDYLTKPFSMRELIARCRALLRRQRLISLPQTPMLQMRDVTLYPQECRVMVRGKEVNLSPKEFRLLELFMSYPRRVWSREQLIDQVWGPDFLGDTKTVDVHIRWLREKLEQDPSQPEYLITVRGFGYRFG; encoded by the coding sequence ATGCTTTCTCTCGATCTACCGCAGAGTCCTACCCGTCCAGAGCTGACGCAAGCGACGCGAATTCTGGTCGTGGAAGACGAAGATTTAATTCGGGAAATGCTTGTTCTAGCTTTAGAAGAAGAAGGCTTCGAGGTGACCACGGCCATCGATGGGCGTACAGCACTAGCACTGTTTCAAGATGGCGAGCCAGCAGACGGGGAGTTCCAATTTGACTTACTCATTTTGGATTTGATGTTGCCTCAGATCAATGGATTAGATCTGTGTCGCTTGTTACGTTACCAGGGGAACTTTGTCCCTATCTTGATTCTCAGCGCCAAAGCCAGTGAAACAGACCGGGTTTTGGGCTTGGAAGTCGGCGCAGATGACTACCTCACCAAACCCTTCAGTATGCGCGAGCTGATTGCCCGTTGCCGTGCCTTACTGCGTCGTCAACGCCTGATCTCCTTGCCTCAAACACCCATGCTGCAAATGCGGGATGTTACCCTCTACCCTCAAGAGTGCCGCGTCATGGTTCGGGGGAAAGAAGTTAATTTATCACCCAAGGAATTCCGACTTTTAGAACTATTCATGAGTTATCCGCGCCGGGTTTGGTCGCGAGAACAGTTAATCGATCAGGTATGGGGGCCCGATTTTTTGGGTGACACAAAAACAGTGGATGTTCATATTCGCTGGTTGCGAGAAAAATTAGAACAAGACCCCAGTCAGCCAGAATACCTGATTACAGTTCGGGGTTTCGGCTACCGCTTTGGTTGA
- a CDS encoding PAS domain-containing sensor histidine kinase: MTLLAFLLGLAVGIGFCLWQRQRLQRQLEQMLGVLQTDASSTALSAVSRLRQEIALANEHRAKLEERLQTGRRLLEVAPVGYLQVDEENRLLWCNEQARQLLQIDRWEPRQLRLLLELVRSYELDQLIEQTRHQQKPTIQEWVFHPPCLDGEAMGDVQSLTLRASSWPLPHGHVGVFLENRQPLVELAQSRNQWFSDLAHELRTPLTSIRLVAEALEGRLENPARRWVEQLLHETNRLINLVQNWLELSNLEKNPSQSLTYQSIELRSLIQSTWLTVEPLAQQKQLCLAYFGLDTLWIRADEARLTQVFLNLFDNSIKHSFPQGTIQVEVTRLEAPAVDSEVEVTIDSFPLGNASDELERNASGSLIQIDIIDSGAGFTESDLPHVFKRLYRGDPSRQKSPGTSEPCTIVGSSGSGLGLSIVQQIIQAHGGTVQAKNHPETGGAWLQIQLPDRKNLL, translated from the coding sequence ATGACCCTACTGGCATTTCTACTGGGTCTGGCTGTGGGAATTGGGTTTTGCCTCTGGCAGAGGCAACGACTCCAACGGCAACTGGAACAAATGTTGGGTGTATTACAGACGGATGCCTCTAGTACAGCTCTGTCAGCCGTTTCTCGCTTGCGACAAGAAATTGCGCTAGCCAATGAGCATCGAGCCAAGCTGGAAGAAAGACTGCAAACAGGGCGGCGACTGCTAGAGGTAGCACCCGTCGGATACTTGCAGGTCGATGAAGAGAATCGGTTACTCTGGTGCAATGAGCAAGCGCGTCAGTTGTTGCAGATTGATCGATGGGAACCCAGACAGCTACGCTTATTACTAGAACTGGTGCGTTCCTACGAACTCGATCAGCTCATTGAACAAACTCGTCATCAGCAAAAACCGACTATCCAAGAATGGGTCTTTCACCCTCCTTGTTTAGATGGGGAAGCGATGGGGGATGTACAATCGCTCACCTTACGCGCTTCGAGTTGGCCTCTCCCTCACGGACACGTTGGAGTCTTTCTGGAAAATCGGCAACCTCTCGTCGAACTCGCTCAATCCCGCAATCAGTGGTTTTCGGACTTAGCCCACGAACTGAGAACACCTCTGACTTCAATTCGCTTGGTAGCGGAAGCTTTAGAAGGACGTCTGGAGAATCCTGCACGCCGCTGGGTTGAACAACTGCTGCACGAAACCAACCGACTGATCAACCTTGTTCAAAATTGGCTGGAACTCAGCAATCTAGAGAAAAACCCTAGCCAAAGTCTCACTTATCAGTCGATAGAACTGCGGTCTTTAATTCAGTCCACCTGGTTAACTGTGGAACCTTTGGCACAGCAAAAGCAACTATGTTTGGCCTATTTTGGCCTGGACACCCTCTGGATCAGAGCTGATGAAGCCCGCCTCACCCAAGTTTTTCTGAATTTATTCGATAACAGTATTAAACACAGCTTTCCTCAAGGAACCATTCAGGTTGAAGTGACTCGCCTAGAAGCACCAGCCGTCGATAGTGAGGTTGAGGTGACGATTGATTCTTTCCCCTTGGGCAACGCCTCCGACGAGCTTGAGCGCAACGCTTCAGGCTCACTGATTCAAATCGATATCATTGACTCAGGCGCTGGTTTCACCGAATCAGACTTACCTCATGTTTTTAAGCGGCTTTACCGAGGAGATCCCTCACGGCAAAAGTCACCAGGTACATCTGAGCCTTGTACCATCGTCGGAAGCAGTGGTAGTGGCTTAGGACTCTCCATTGTGCAACAAATTATTCAAGCTCACGGAGGTACTGTCCAGGCGAAAAATCATCCGGAGACGGGGGGGGCTTGGTTACAAATTCAACTACCCGATCGCAAAAATTTACTTTAA
- a CDS encoding iron uptake porin has protein sequence MSTLFWKILRLSPVVLGASLLFSGSAYAQESSSKQTTGNSTEVTTASSTELPQTPVISSSPIASQNVPDPTVATGTDRAALPESAVEASNQLPEITQTQPSVSPQTPTHPSVNVNGAESTLAQQVPASDNTTAESGEVLQQIQQYQENNGSADSIDQVTNVTQLSDVRPTDWAYEALRSLVERYGCIAGYPDGTFRGNRAMTRYEFAAGLNACLQQIERLVGGGGENFVTKQDLETLQRLVDEFRSEITALGTRVDQLDGRVAFLEDHQFSTTTKLRGEVIFAISDLFGDQAAGRRAFPGDRDYARDETVFQDRVRLAFETSFTGKDLLRTRLQAGNVTEFGPLRSSTPAAPGTNITREGRFGFSSFTGDPNSSGNNIEIDRLFYRFPLGNFGQAYLLALGVPFEDIVDVVNPGLDSSGTGALSRFGRFSPIYRMGRQGTGAALTLGGGKRPLRFDAVYTSDEGNNPDEGAGLFDGNYSALAQLSFKPFEAFKIAATYVNSYTGSGIGLNHGTGSIASNVQVTGRPVVGNSYGLEASFAFSPKLILSGWGAYTAARVIGVGDADVWTYGGTLSINDFGKKGSSLGFVVGMEPKLTGTSSAALASRIGGLQAIDVGRRSDRDTSLHLEGFYRFRLSPNILITPGVIWLTAPGHDSRNDDIFIGTLRTTFTF, from the coding sequence ATGTCAACCTTGTTTTGGAAAATTCTAAGGCTCAGTCCAGTTGTACTGGGAGCTTCTCTATTGTTTTCTGGGAGCGCTTATGCTCAAGAGAGTTCGTCCAAACAGACAACGGGAAATTCTACTGAAGTTACGACGGCGTCGTCAACTGAGCTGCCTCAAACTCCAGTTATTTCTAGCAGCCCTATTGCTTCCCAAAATGTTCCTGACCCAACAGTAGCCACTGGAACAGACCGAGCTGCACTACCTGAGAGCGCAGTTGAAGCCTCAAACCAGCTACCTGAGATTACACAGACCCAACCCTCCGTTTCCCCACAAACCCCAACCCACCCTAGCGTTAATGTAAACGGGGCTGAGAGTACCCTGGCTCAACAGGTACCCGCCTCAGATAACACAACCGCTGAATCTGGCGAAGTTTTGCAGCAAATCCAGCAATATCAAGAAAATAACGGTAGTGCTGACTCGATTGACCAAGTCACCAATGTCACCCAACTGAGCGACGTCAGACCTACGGATTGGGCTTATGAAGCGCTGCGAAGTCTTGTAGAGCGCTATGGGTGTATTGCAGGTTATCCCGATGGTACTTTCCGGGGCAACCGAGCGATGACACGCTATGAATTTGCTGCTGGATTGAATGCCTGCTTACAGCAAATTGAGCGGCTCGTCGGAGGTGGTGGTGAAAACTTCGTTACTAAACAGGATCTGGAAACGCTGCAACGGCTGGTTGATGAATTCAGATCGGAAATAACCGCCCTGGGAACGCGAGTGGATCAGTTGGACGGACGGGTAGCGTTCTTAGAAGATCACCAGTTCTCGACAACGACCAAGCTTCGCGGTGAAGTCATCTTCGCTATTAGCGATTTGTTTGGCGATCAAGCGGCGGGGAGAAGAGCCTTTCCCGGCGATCGCGATTATGCCAGAGATGAGACAGTCTTCCAAGATCGGGTACGGCTTGCTTTCGAGACCAGCTTCACAGGGAAAGATTTATTGCGGACTCGTCTTCAGGCCGGTAATGTTACTGAGTTTGGCCCGTTAAGAAGTTCTACGCCCGCTGCTCCAGGTACCAATATCACCAGAGAGGGTCGATTTGGTTTCTCATCATTTACTGGCGATCCGAATAGCAGTGGCAACAATATTGAGATCGACCGATTATTCTACCGCTTTCCACTAGGAAACTTCGGCCAAGCATACCTCCTAGCCCTTGGGGTTCCCTTTGAAGACATTGTGGATGTAGTCAACCCTGGCTTAGACTCCAGTGGTACGGGTGCTTTGTCCCGCTTTGGTCGTTTTAGCCCCATCTATCGTATGGGTCGTCAGGGGACAGGGGCGGCATTAACCTTGGGTGGAGGAAAACGTCCTCTCCGATTTGACGCAGTTTATACGAGTGATGAGGGCAACAATCCTGATGAAGGCGCTGGCCTTTTTGATGGCAACTACAGCGCTCTAGCTCAGCTATCCTTTAAGCCATTCGAGGCCTTCAAAATCGCTGCAACTTACGTGAATTCGTACACGGGTAGCGGTATAGGACTCAATCACGGTACAGGGAGTATTGCTTCTAATGTCCAAGTTACTGGTCGTCCTGTGGTTGGTAACTCCTACGGTCTAGAAGCCTCTTTTGCCTTCAGTCCCAAACTGATTTTGAGTGGCTGGGGTGCATACACGGCTGCCAGAGTGATTGGTGTCGGTGATGCAGATGTTTGGACATATGGCGGCACACTCTCGATCAACGATTTTGGCAAGAAAGGTAGCTCCCTCGGCTTTGTGGTGGGTATGGAACCCAAGCTGACGGGTACGAGTAGTGCAGCTCTCGCCAGTCGGATTGGTGGTCTTCAGGCGATTGATGTGGGTCGTCGCAGCGATCGCGACACCAGCCTCCACCTAGAAGGCTTCTATAGGTTCAGACTATCCCCCAATATTCTCATCACTCCTGGTGTGATCTGGCTGACGGCACCGGGTCATGATAGCCGCAACGACGACATCTTTATCGGTACCCTCCGAACCACATTCACCTTCTAG
- the secE gene encoding preprotein translocase subunit SecE, translating into MAKKTKTESETQSTESGFNVATFFDDTKEELGKVVWPSRQQLISESAAVLLMVILSATLIYLVDGLFVWVSQSVFLPQ; encoded by the coding sequence GTGGCAAAAAAAACGAAAACTGAATCAGAGACTCAAAGCACTGAATCCGGGTTTAACGTAGCAACGTTCTTTGATGACACCAAAGAAGAACTCGGTAAAGTCGTTTGGCCGAGTCGGCAGCAGTTAATTAGCGAATCAGCAGCTGTGCTACTGATGGTAATCTTAAGCGCCACCTTAATCTATTTGGTGGATGGCCTATTTGTATGGGTATCACAGAGCGTATTCTTACCCCAATGA
- the rplS gene encoding 50S ribosomal protein L19 has product MKAQEIIRSIEAEQLKSNLPVIHVGDTVRVGVRIREGGKERVQPYEGTVIAMRNGSINETITVRRVFQGVGVERVFLIHSPRVESIKIIRRGKVRRAKLFYLRDRVGKATRIKQRFDRGI; this is encoded by the coding sequence ATGAAGGCTCAAGAGATTATTCGCTCGATCGAAGCGGAACAGCTGAAATCAAACCTTCCCGTGATTCATGTCGGCGACACGGTTCGGGTTGGGGTAAGAATCCGAGAAGGTGGCAAAGAACGGGTACAGCCTTACGAAGGCACCGTAATTGCTATGCGTAACGGTAGTATCAACGAAACCATCACAGTACGACGTGTTTTTCAGGGAGTCGGAGTAGAACGGGTATTCTTGATACATTCTCCGCGAGTGGAGAGCATTAAAATTATCCGTCGAGGTAAGGTGCGTCGGGCGAAGTTGTTCTATTTACGCGATCGCGTGGGTAAAGCGACTCGCATCAAACAACGCTTCGACCGGGGAATATAA
- the nusG gene encoding transcription termination/antitermination protein NusG: MSFAADESNDSNQQPEQTQTAHWYAVQVASGCEKRVKTNLEQRIQTLDVADRILRVQIPQTPTVKIRKDGSRQHSEEKVFPGYVLVQMVMDDDAWQVVKNTPNVINFVGAEQKRRYGRGRGHVKPVPLSPGEIERIFKQAQEQEPVVKIDMAVGDKIVVLSGPFKDFEGEVIEVSPERSKLKALLSIFGRDTPVELEFNQVQKTS; this comes from the coding sequence ATGAGTTTTGCAGCAGACGAATCAAACGATTCAAATCAACAACCCGAACAAACTCAAACCGCCCACTGGTATGCGGTTCAGGTGGCCTCTGGCTGTGAAAAGCGAGTCAAGACCAACCTGGAACAGCGCATTCAAACATTGGATGTGGCTGACCGGATTTTAAGAGTGCAGATTCCGCAGACGCCGACGGTGAAAATCCGGAAGGATGGTTCTCGGCAACACTCCGAAGAAAAAGTCTTCCCCGGTTACGTATTAGTCCAAATGGTGATGGATGACGACGCCTGGCAGGTTGTTAAAAACACACCAAATGTGATTAATTTTGTTGGGGCAGAACAAAAACGTCGCTATGGACGGGGACGGGGACATGTAAAACCCGTGCCACTGAGTCCCGGAGAAATCGAACGGATCTTCAAGCAAGCCCAGGAGCAAGAGCCGGTTGTCAAAATTGATATGGCAGTCGGAGACAAAATCGTGGTGCTTTCGGGTCCCTTCAAAGATTTTGAAGGCGAGGTGATTGAAGTTAGCCCCGAAAGGAGCAAACTGAAAGCGTTACTCTCGATTTTTGGACGAGATACGCCAGTAGAATTGGAATTCAACCAGGTTCAAAAAACTAGCTAG
- the rplA gene encoding 50S ribosomal protein L1, producing the protein MTRKLSRRLQELQKKVEDRPYDPLEALNLLKETATAKFPESAEAHIRLGIDPKYTDQQLRTTVALPKGTGQTVRVAVIARGEKVTEASNAGADLVGSEELIDEIQKGMMDFDLLIATPDVMPQVAKLGRLLGPRGLMPSPKGGTVTSDLAQAIQEFKAGKLEFRADRTGIVHVLFGKASFSAEDLLVNLKALQETIDRNRPSGAKGRYWRTVYVSSTMGPSIQVDINALRDMKVGEAA; encoded by the coding sequence ATGACGAGAAAGCTATCACGGCGACTACAAGAACTACAAAAAAAGGTCGAGGATCGACCTTACGATCCCTTAGAAGCACTTAACCTCTTAAAAGAAACAGCAACGGCAAAATTCCCGGAATCAGCGGAAGCACATATCCGTTTGGGAATTGACCCGAAGTACACTGACCAACAACTGCGAACGACCGTAGCGCTACCCAAAGGCACCGGCCAAACGGTACGGGTAGCTGTGATTGCCAGAGGCGAGAAAGTTACGGAAGCGAGTAATGCCGGTGCTGATTTGGTCGGCTCTGAGGAATTGATTGACGAAATTCAAAAAGGCATGATGGACTTTGACCTCCTGATTGCTACCCCGGACGTGATGCCCCAAGTGGCAAAATTAGGTCGTCTTTTGGGTCCAAGAGGTTTGATGCCTTCTCCCAAAGGTGGAACCGTGACTTCTGATCTAGCCCAGGCGATTCAAGAATTCAAAGCTGGTAAACTAGAATTTAGGGCTGACCGCACCGGCATCGTCCATGTGTTGTTTGGTAAAGCATCCTTTAGCGCCGAAGACCTGCTAGTGAATCTGAAAGCTTTGCAGGAAACGATTGACCGCAACCGTCCTTCAGGAGCCAAGGGTCGTTATTGGCGCACTGTGTATGTATCTTCCACAATGGGGCCATCGATTCAAGTCGATATCAACGCCCTGCGCGACATGAAGGTGGGTGAAGCGGCCTAA
- the rplK gene encoding 50S ribosomal protein L11 has translation MAKKVVAMIKLALPAGKANPAPPVGPALGQHGVNIMAFCKEYNAKTADQAGMVVPVEISVFEDRSFTFILKTPPASVLIQKAAGIPKGASQPNKQKVGTITRAQLQEIAQTKMPDLNANDIEAAMKIVEGTARNMGVAIAD, from the coding sequence ATGGCCAAAAAAGTCGTTGCAATGATTAAGTTGGCTCTCCCAGCGGGGAAAGCCAACCCTGCCCCGCCCGTTGGTCCGGCATTGGGTCAACACGGGGTCAATATTATGGCGTTCTGTAAGGAGTACAACGCCAAAACAGCCGATCAGGCGGGAATGGTCGTGCCGGTCGAAATTTCGGTGTTTGAGGATCGTAGCTTTACGTTTATTCTCAAAACTCCACCCGCATCTGTGCTGATTCAAAAGGCAGCAGGAATTCCCAAAGGGGCGAGTCAACCCAATAAGCAGAAAGTTGGGACAATTACGCGGGCGCAACTCCAAGAAATCGCCCAAACGAAAATGCCCGACCTCAATGCCAATGATATTGAGGCTGCAATGAAAATTGTAGAAGGAACCGCTCGCAATATGGGTGTAGCGATCGCGGATTAG
- the radA gene encoding DNA repair protein RadA yields MAKTKSVYICNQCGENFSQWFGKCSACGTYNSLEEEVLTSTPPNINRGGWQSNTRSDRKSATKGPAQPRSSLKFSEISNNVQMRFASGYSELDRVLGGGIVPGSLVLIGGDPGIGKSTLLLQVANQLAHNHRILYVCAEESGQQVKLRASRLGVGAKPVEEEESSGAVKKRGKSSQNGHKDSVGSQSQATPGTPSQPNADASLYVLPETDLEEVLRELESLKPQVAVIDSIQTLYFAALTSAPGSVAQVRECTSALMQVAKRENITLLIVGHVTKEGAIAGPRVLEHLVDTVLYFEGDRFASHRLLRSVKNRFGATHEIGIFEMVDKGLQEVLNPSELFLGNRDESSPGTATVVACEGTRPLVVELQALVSPASYGSPRRSTTGVDYNRLQQILAVLEKRVGIPLSKLDAYVATSGGLGVEEPAADLGVAIAVVASFRDRIVDPRTVMIGEVGLGGQVRLVSQMELRLKEAAKLGFKRAIIPKGQTLPDMGLEIIPVARVLDAIIAALPGGLRQNLDDEDDEDDEEMSEI; encoded by the coding sequence ATGGCAAAGACTAAATCTGTATATATATGTAACCAATGTGGGGAAAACTTCTCACAATGGTTTGGTAAATGTTCAGCCTGCGGCACCTACAACTCCCTAGAAGAAGAGGTTTTAACTTCAACCCCTCCCAATATTAATCGGGGCGGTTGGCAATCTAATACCCGTTCCGATCGCAAGTCAGCCACTAAAGGGCCAGCCCAACCGAGATCGTCGCTGAAGTTCTCGGAAATTTCTAACAATGTCCAGATGCGGTTTGCGTCCGGCTACAGTGAACTCGATCGCGTACTAGGGGGAGGGATTGTACCTGGCTCGTTGGTGTTGATTGGTGGCGATCCAGGAATTGGGAAATCGACGCTGCTGCTGCAAGTGGCGAATCAGCTAGCGCACAACCATCGTATCCTTTATGTTTGTGCAGAAGAATCAGGACAACAGGTAAAACTACGAGCCTCTCGCTTGGGCGTTGGAGCTAAACCCGTCGAAGAGGAGGAATCTAGCGGTGCCGTCAAAAAGCGGGGGAAGTCATCCCAGAACGGACACAAAGACTCTGTGGGTTCACAAAGCCAAGCAACTCCAGGAACACCATCCCAACCCAATGCGGATGCAAGCCTCTACGTACTCCCAGAAACCGATTTGGAGGAAGTGCTACGGGAGTTGGAGTCCCTCAAGCCGCAGGTTGCTGTGATTGATAGTATTCAGACGCTGTACTTCGCCGCCTTAACTTCTGCTCCCGGTTCAGTAGCGCAGGTGAGGGAATGTACGTCAGCGCTAATGCAGGTAGCGAAACGCGAGAATATTACGCTGCTGATTGTGGGACACGTTACCAAAGAAGGCGCGATCGCAGGCCCAAGAGTATTAGAACACTTGGTGGATACCGTGTTGTATTTTGAAGGCGATCGCTTTGCCTCTCATCGCTTGCTGCGTTCTGTCAAAAACCGCTTTGGTGCTACCCACGAAATCGGCATTTTTGAAATGGTGGATAAAGGCTTGCAGGAAGTCCTTAATCCCTCTGAGCTGTTTTTAGGCAACCGAGATGAAAGTAGTCCCGGCACAGCTACCGTTGTGGCTTGTGAAGGCACCCGTCCACTCGTGGTGGAGTTGCAAGCGCTAGTGAGTCCTGCTAGTTACGGTTCACCTCGTCGCTCAACCACAGGTGTAGACTATAACCGATTGCAACAAATTCTCGCGGTTTTGGAAAAGCGGGTGGGGATTCCCCTATCGAAGTTAGATGCCTACGTTGCCACATCGGGCGGGTTAGGCGTTGAGGAACCGGCGGCAGATTTGGGCGTTGCGATCGCAGTTGTTGCCAGTTTTCGCGATCGCATTGTCGATCCCCGCACGGTGATGATCGGTGAAGTGGGCTTAGGTGGACAAGTGCGGCTAGTTTCTCAAATGGAACTCCGCCTAAAAGAAGCCGCCAAGTTAGGCTTTAAGCGAGCGATTATTCCCAAAGGACAAACCTTACCGGATATGGGTTTAGAAATCATCCCGGTTGCTAGAGTACTCGATGCTATTATTGCCGCCTTGCCTGGAGGTTTGCGCCAGAATTTGGATGATGAGGATGATGAGGATGATGAGGAGATGTCAGAGATTTGA